The following coding sequences lie in one Lysobacter capsici genomic window:
- a CDS encoding TonB-dependent receptor, giving the protein MSAFLYRPAPARLALALLSLCSLSVSPSLAFAAESSAEPAAEAQAESQVHQLDHIQVRGVGGPKFGAERTRSATKTDTALIEVPQAITVLPRALIDAQGGRSLNEMLALVPGVGLNNGDGQRDQVAIRGFSALADQYLDGVRDDAMYYRDLANVERIEVLKGTAAMLFGRGSSGGLINRVSKQPLDTAQGKLRLYADSEGGRRGEFDLTGPLGPGAGRVVGALEDSDTFRDQGFIERWLIAPSYRFELGGGQLLLQASAQRDERVTDFGMPSLFGRPVDRPIDTYYGSSDARHDDYSRARVNIFNATYSKALSEQLDLRVTLRGTDYELDRRNTLISGNPFLRNGRWLSARRHAGNSRDQQAWFAQTDLVYEGGRHRVLIGSELSYERKDQASYGGVATPIDLLNPVLDRPQFNPRPEAAARSRLRNAALYVQDQISLSTQWKAVVGARYDDYRQQTRDALNSAAPALDRSDREWSPRLGLIWMPSAQQSLYASWGESFQPSAESLPLSTVNVDLSPETTSNREIGYKFARADGLLSFDVAVFETQREHIKTTDPVDPRRQIGVGTQRTRGAEVGLAASLLDQRLDLYAGYAYLDGEITKSNNVASGVAFQGRTSPLTPRHSASVYAEYALGRGFSVGGLVQHVAMQYAAPTNLSALPAFTRFDFNLRYQTGPWDWRLRLENAFDKRYFASAHGSVDGFNAPGAPRTLSLTMDYRF; this is encoded by the coding sequence ATGTCCGCCTTCCTTTACCGGCCGGCGCCGGCGCGTCTCGCGCTGGCCCTGCTGTCGTTGTGCTCGCTGTCCGTGTCGCCGTCGCTGGCGTTCGCCGCCGAATCCTCCGCCGAACCCGCGGCCGAAGCGCAGGCCGAATCGCAGGTCCACCAACTCGACCACATCCAGGTGCGCGGCGTGGGCGGGCCCAAGTTCGGCGCAGAGCGCACCCGCAGCGCGACCAAGACCGACACCGCGCTGATCGAAGTCCCGCAGGCGATCACCGTGCTGCCGCGCGCGCTGATCGACGCCCAGGGCGGCCGCTCGCTCAACGAAATGCTCGCGCTGGTGCCCGGCGTCGGCCTCAACAACGGCGACGGCCAGCGCGACCAGGTCGCGATCCGCGGCTTCAGCGCGCTCGCCGACCAATACCTCGACGGCGTGCGCGACGACGCCATGTACTACCGCGATCTGGCCAACGTCGAGCGGATCGAAGTGCTCAAGGGCACCGCGGCGATGCTGTTCGGCCGCGGCTCCTCGGGCGGCCTGATCAATCGCGTCAGCAAGCAGCCGCTCGATACCGCGCAAGGCAAGCTGCGCCTGTACGCCGACAGCGAAGGCGGCCGCCGCGGCGAGTTCGACCTGACCGGCCCGCTCGGTCCGGGCGCGGGCCGCGTGGTCGGCGCGCTCGAGGATTCCGATACCTTCCGCGACCAGGGTTTCATCGAACGCTGGCTGATCGCGCCGTCGTACCGGTTCGAACTCGGCGGCGGGCAATTGCTGCTGCAGGCCAGCGCGCAGCGCGACGAACGCGTCACCGACTTCGGCATGCCGAGCCTGTTCGGCCGGCCGGTCGACAGGCCGATCGATACCTACTACGGCTCCAGCGATGCGCGCCACGACGATTACAGCCGCGCCCGCGTCAATATCTTCAATGCGACTTACAGCAAAGCGTTGAGCGAACAACTCGACCTGCGCGTGACCTTGCGCGGTACCGACTACGAGTTGGATCGCCGCAACACCTTGATCAGCGGCAATCCGTTCCTGCGCAACGGTCGTTGGCTGTCGGCGCGCCGTCACGCCGGCAATAGCCGCGACCAGCAGGCGTGGTTCGCGCAGACCGATCTGGTCTACGAGGGCGGGCGGCATCGTGTGCTGATCGGCAGCGAGCTCAGTTACGAGCGTAAAGACCAGGCCAGCTACGGCGGCGTGGCCACCCCGATCGACCTGCTGAATCCGGTGCTCGACCGGCCGCAATTCAATCCGCGTCCCGAAGCCGCCGCGCGCAGCCGCCTGCGCAACGCCGCCTTGTACGTGCAGGACCAGATCAGCCTGAGCACGCAGTGGAAGGCCGTGGTCGGCGCGCGTTACGACGATTACCGCCAACAAACCCGCGATGCGCTCAATTCCGCCGCGCCCGCGCTGGACCGCAGCGATCGCGAATGGAGCCCGCGCCTGGGCCTGATCTGGATGCCGAGCGCGCAGCAATCGCTGTACGCGAGTTGGGGCGAATCGTTCCAGCCCTCGGCCGAGAGCCTGCCGCTGAGCACGGTCAATGTCGATCTGAGCCCGGAAACCACGTCGAACCGCGAGATCGGCTACAAGTTCGCGCGCGCCGACGGTCTGCTGAGTTTCGACGTGGCGGTGTTCGAAACGCAGCGCGAACACATCAAGACCACCGATCCGGTCGACCCGCGCCGGCAGATCGGCGTGGGCACCCAGCGCACGCGCGGCGCCGAGGTCGGGCTGGCCGCGTCCTTGCTCGATCAGCGCCTGGACTTGTATGCCGGCTACGCTTATCTCGATGGCGAGATCACCAAGTCCAACAACGTCGCCAGCGGCGTCGCGTTTCAGGGCCGCACCTCGCCGCTGACGCCGCGCCACAGCGCGTCGGTGTATGCGGAGTACGCATTGGGCCGCGGTTTCAGCGTCGGCGGCCTGGTCCAGCACGTCGCCAT